One part of the Quercus lobata isolate SW786 chromosome 7, ValleyOak3.0 Primary Assembly, whole genome shotgun sequence genome encodes these proteins:
- the LOC115951817 gene encoding uncharacterized protein LOC115951817 produces MNTENESEKSSAEIATTPLWKYVTRLEKVSVGGGNVSFKCNYCEKTFKGSYSRVKAHLLKLPKFGIQACAKVGDEYHDEMQKLEDVFEESSRRLKKPKLVSLPTDSPTSLNLGSRENSLIARTFYSTGLPFHFAKNPYWIEMIKFAANNNLVGYIPPSYNKLRTTLLQKERAHIEKLLRSIKDTWKEKGLSIVSDGWTDVQKRPLINFMATSQKVPLFIKSIDGTKEYKDKHFIADLLLKVIGEVGHQHVVQIITDNTSVMKAAGSIVEAKYPHIFWSPCVVNTLNLALKNICAPKYSLQNEVAYNECNWIAQVSDEATFIRIFITNHSMRLAIFNSYSPLKLLAVAETRFASIIIMLKRLFQVKQNL; encoded by the exons ATGAATACTGAAAATGAAAGTGAGAAATCATCAGCTGAGATAGCTACTACTCCTCTATGGAAATATGTTACTAGGTTAGAAAAAGTAAGTGTTGGTGGTGGGAATGTTTCTTTCAAATgtaattattgtgaaaaaactTTCAAGGGGTCTTATTCAAGGGTGAAGGCACACTTGTTAAAACTGCCTAAGTTTGGAATACAAGCATGTGCCAAGGTTGGAGATGAGTATCATGATGAAATGCAGAAATTAGAAGATGTGTTTGAGGAATCTTCGCGTAGATTGAAGAAGCCTAAGCTAGTATCTTTACCAACTGATTCTCCTACTAGTCTTAATTTAGGCAGTAGGGAGA ATTCTCTTATTGCTAGGACATTTTATTCTACTGGTTTACCCTTTCACTTTGCTAAGAACCCGTATTGGATTgagatgatcaagtttgcaGCTAATAATAATTTAGTGGGCTATATTCCTCCGAGTTACAATAAATTAAGAACAACTTTGTTGCAAAAAGAGAGGGCACATATTGAGAAGTTGTTGAGGTCAATTAAAGACACTTGGAAAGAAAAGGGTTTAAGTATTGTAAGTGATGGATGGACAGATGTACAAAAAAGGCCACTTATCAATTTTATGGCTACATCACAGAAAGTGCCACTTTTTATCAAATCCATTGATGGTACCAAAGAGTACAAAGATAAGCACTTCATTGCTGACTTGCTTCTAAAGGTCATTGGTGAGGTTGGGCATCAACATGTTGTCCAAATTATTACTGATAATACGTCTGTTATGAAGGCTGCAGGATCTATTGTTGAAGCTAAATATCCACATATATTTTGGTCACCTTGTGTTGTGAATACCCTCAATTTGGCTTTGAAGAATATATGTGCACCTAAGTACTCTTTGCAGAATGAGGTTGCATATAATGAATGTAACTGGATTGCACAAGTTTCAGATGAGGCAACTTTCATTCGTATTTTCATCACAAATCATTCTATGAGATTAGcaatttttaattcatattcCCCTTTGAAGTTACTTGCTGTTGCTGAAACACGATTTGCTTCAATAATCATCATGCTTAAAAGATTgtttcaagtaaaacaaaatctttga
- the LOC115951818 gene encoding uncharacterized protein LOC115951818, translating to MVVSEEWMSYKEDDVGKAQTVRDYVLNDLWWDKVAYILRFTKPIYEMLRVADTDAPILYKVYEMWDSMIENVKKEIYRHEGKEDYEESPFYDVVHNILIERWTKNCTPLHCLAHSLNPKYYTSQWIEEVRGRVAPYKDAEISMERNKCLKRIFPDPDDWQNAIMEFDLFSAFKTYDEDNMEDRWKFDPMLWWSTYGSSLPLLQTLALKLLEQPCSSSCAERNWSTYGFIHCMRRNRITPKRAEDLVFVHYNLRLLSRGRPEYTIGESKKWDIGGDNWDEPFGGPGLFEIAYLTLDEPEMKTSIVENNDYVDDDDVVVL from the exons atGGTCGTTAGTGAGGAATGGATGTCATATAAAGAAGATGATGTAGGAAAAGCTCAAACTGTGAGGGATTATGTTTTGAATGATTTGTGGTGGGACAAGGTTGCATATATTCTGAGATTCACAAAACCTATTTATGAGATGCTTCGAGTGGCTGACACGGATGCACCTATTCTCTATAAGGTGTATGaaatgtgggattccatgatagaaaatgtgaagaaagaaatataCCGGCATGAAGGCAAGGAAGACTATGAGGAGTCTCCATTCTATGATGTGGTACACAATATACTCATTGAACGATGGACTAAAAATTGCACACCACTTCATTGCCTAGCCCACTCCTTGAATCCGAA GTATTATACTAGTCAATGGATTGAGGAAGTCAGAGGTCGTGTTGCGCCATATAAGGATGCTGAAATTTCAATGGAGAGAAACAAGTGCCTTAAAAGGATCTTTCCTGATCCTGATGATTGGCAGAATGCTATTATGGAGTTTGATTTGTTTTCAGCATTTAAGACTTATGATGAGGATAACATGGAGGATAGGTGGAAATTCGATCCAATGCTTTGGTGGTCAACTTATGGGTCTAGTTTACCACTGCTTCAAACTTTAGCTCTAAAGCTTCTTGAACAGCCTTGCTCATCATCATGTGCTGAGAGGAATTGGAGTACATATGGCTTCATCCATTGTATGAGGAGGAATAGAATTACTCCTAAACGTGCTGAAGATTTAGTGTTTGTTCATTATAATCTTCGACTTCTTTCAAGGGGGAGGCCCGAGTACACTATAGGAGAATCTAAGAAGTGGGACATTGGTGGTGATAATTGGGATGAACCATTTGGAGGACCTGGGTTGTTTGAGATTGCTTATCTCACACTAGATGAGCCAGAGATGAAGACAAGTATTGTTGAGAATAATGACTATGTTGATGACGATGATGTTGTTGTTCTGTGA